Proteins encoded in a region of the Rutidosis leptorrhynchoides isolate AG116_Rl617_1_P2 chromosome 9, CSIRO_AGI_Rlap_v1, whole genome shotgun sequence genome:
- the LOC139867760 gene encoding uncharacterized protein gives MAGDDDGSSSVTLVNKLDFGDPLYLHASDTTGTALVSIKLKGIENYSVWSRAMLLALNTKNKKGFIDGSYELYLGQKFSNSSVTVWQELKETYDKIDGSITFNLHKHINSLTQGGFSVSEYYHKLNTLWKQYDALIKLPACVCATNADFVNHTNVMKLMQFLMGLDEVY, from the exons ATGGCtggtgatgatgatggtagtaGTTCTGTTACTTTAGTTAATAAGCTTGATTTTGGTGATCCTTTATATTTGCATGCTAGTGATACTACAGGAACTGCTCTTGTGTCAATTAAATTGAAAGGAATTGAAAATTATAGTGTTTGGAGCAGAGCTATGCTTCTTGCTTTAAACACTAAAAACAAAAAGGGTTTTATTGATGGATCTT ATGAATTATATCTTGGACAAAAATTTTCTAACAGTTCTGTTACTGTGTGGCAAGAACTTAaggaaacttatgataaaattgatGGTTCAATCACTTTTAATTTACATAAACATATTAATTCTTTGACACAAGGAGGTTTCAGTGTATCTGAGTATTACCATAAGTTGAATACTTTGTGGAAACAATATGATGCTCTTATTAAATTACCTGCTTGTGTTTGTGCTACTAATGCTGATTTTGTGAATCATACTAATGTCATGAAGCTTATGCAATTTCTTATGGGACTTGATGAGGTATATTAG